GAGCACAGGCAGCAAATTCAAACCAAACATCGCGCCAACTGGATTGATCAACCCCTGAATATCATCGACCTTTGAATGTGGAAAGCGAAATGTTTGTCtgttgtctgtgggaaaagatttcaaacatcagtgtgactggaaaagcaccgagacacaaatTTAAAAGTTttctgacgacaccaaacttggagtagtgacaatgaggatgatatgcaGAGATAtactcgcagaatgggcagacaggtgacagatggaatttaataccgacaaatgtgaggtgatacattttggcaaaaggaatagagagaggcaatatatacttattggcacagttctcaagagtgtggatgaacagagggatctgggagggacatgtgcattgatctttgaaggtagcaggacatgttgagagtggttagtaaagcgtaTGGGATATTGGGCTTTGTAGATAGAggcttgagtacaaaagcagggaagttatgctgaacctttataaagctctggttaggctacaagtggagtattgtgtccagttctggtcaccacactttaggcaggatgtgagggtccttgaggatgcagagatttaccagaatgattccaagggatgggggattttaggttaggttggaaaaactgggactgttctccttagaccaAAGGAGattggaggggagatttgatagaggtgtacaagattctgagaggctttgataagttagacaaggaaaaactgtcccattaacaaatggtacaagggacacagattgaaggttttgggcaagagatgtggggggggggggggtgggcggggaaatgagaaagaactttttttatgcagcaggtggcaaTGACCAGGAACTCGCAGCCCACAAACATAGTGGAAGTGGAGCCAATGACttcgaaaaggaaattggatggtcacttgaaggaagtgaacttgcagggctacgggaaatcgagccagggagtgggactgactgaatagctccaagGACACtaagctgaggaactcctgcagcgatgccctgggcttagatgtttggcctccaacaaccacaacgatcttcctttgtgctgggtatgtctCCAACTCATGGAGAGATTTTCCCCCCGATACCCATCGACtaattttactaggactccttgatgccacacttagtcaaatgctgcctggatgtcaagggcggtcactcacctttggaattcagctgtcTTGTCCAtttttggagcaaggctgtaatgagatctggaaccaagtggctctgacagaacccaaactaagcatcagtgagttggtaggtgctgcttgattgcacgatagaggacaccttccatcactttactgataatcgataatgactgatggagtggtaattagcCAGATTGGCTTTTACCTGCTTCTTGTGACTGTTCAATTAAAGTAGCTCCCTTCTGGCTTCGTTCAAGGTTTCTCTGGATGACTTTTTTTTAGCAGTTTGGCGTGATCATTGACAATGCAGTCAGCCTGCATCCTCACTGACATCACAGACAATATTAACACAACTGGCCTACATCATATTTAACTGCTGGTTAGCAGCTGGGGTTAGGATCTCAATCTTTGGAGTTACTGGTTATTGGTTAGCGATAAACACCACTATTGGCAGCGCTGTTGTCACTAGCTGTGTCCTTTATTATTTCATGCTTTTTTTAAATCTTGGGGAGCCATTCACTAAACAGCCTTGTGGAATGTTCACTGAAGGAACCCTCCTTTATGGTCTGAGCCCGATTTTCTCAGAAAAATAGTTCAGGGCAGTCAACTTTAGGACAAGAACTGGTGGGTCCAGGTGTTGCGCTGGTTACatccaaccatcgtggaagtggccCCTGGATTTAGTCTCGGAGAAAGCTCTGTATGGCCACCGCCATACCACAGTTCTTCACTTGAAAGCTTTTGATCTTTTTCTGggctcactttttttttaaaccggCCTTCGTGTTTTGCTCCTTTTAATACATGTTGAAGAGGAACCTCTCCCTGCCAAGCCCCCTTTGCTGCTCCACTTCCCTGCTGCACCTTTTGGCTCAGGTATTTCCCATTTAAACCTGCAGAGACTAGGAGAGGACTCTGGTGGAAGGTATGGGGAGCTGGGACTTGCCCAGGAGAGTAACTGAAGGGATGAGAAATGGTCTAGAGTTAGAAAGGAGAAAAATGCCCAAAAATAGTACAGTCGGATATCAACTGCTCTCCTCTTGGAAAATCAAATTCACAACCCAGTGTTTagaacaaagctgatttatttgacatttacACTGAATATTAATAAACTCCAACCAATTTATATGGgttaacatcagcagaaacaaacatttaactgtcagaatgaacatggttcaaccCTCGATGTAATTAACAGCAACAATAACAGAAAATAAACAACCCCTGCAGTTatttgtgaactcgttggtgtttcagcagctgagatgactgagtaaatctcttctTTCACACGAAGCAGGTGAACGgcgtctctccagtgtgaactcgctggtgagcAGTGAGGCTGGATGAACGGGTGAATCCTATTccgcactctgagcaggtgaatggcctctccctggTGCGAATATGCTGGTGAGTAAGAAGGTCGGACGACTTAGCGGATGCCTTCCCGCGCATGGGGCGGCTGCGTGGCCTATCCCCAGTGTGAACATGCTGGTGTTCGAGAAGGTCAGTTGACTGCCTGAACCTCTCCCCACACCGAGAGCAACAAAACGGTTTGTCGGTGTGAATGAGCTGGTGGGTACTCAGTTCCTCGGCGCTTTTAAACCGGCCCCCGCAGTCGGAGCAGTTAAATGGCCTCTCCACTGTGTGGATTCGCTGGTGTGTCTGCAGGTTGGataaccgagtgaatcccttcccacacgcgGAGCAGGtgtacggcctctccccagtgtgaactcgctggtgtgtccgaagttcagttgaattagaaaatcccttctcacacacggagcaaatgaacggcttctccccagtgtgactgcgcatGTGACTTTCCAGCCGAGATGGGTAAAAGAACccgttcccacacacggagcagttaAACGGCTTCTCTCTTGAGTGAATTTGCCGGTGTCTCAGCAGATTGGTTGAATTAGTGAATCCCTTTCTACAGACACGGCAGGTAAACGGCCTCTTCCCTGGGTGATCTCGCTGGTGCGCCCGGAGGTCAATTAAATTGGTGAATCCCGTCTTGCACatggaacaggtgaatggcctctccccagtgtgaacccgctggtgtttcAGGAGGTCAGCTGACCGCCCAAACCTCTCCCCACACTGAGAGCAACAGAACGGTTTGTCGGTGTGAATGAGCTGGTGGGTACTTAGCTCCTCGGCGCTTTTAAACCTGTCCCCGCAGTCGGAACAAGTAAAAGGCCTCTCCACAGTGTGGATTCGCTTGTGCGTCTGCAGACTggacgactgagtgaatcccttcccacacacggagcaggtgtacggcctctccccagtgtgaactcgccggtgtatcagcaggttggttGAATTCGGAAAATCCTTCCCACACACGTAGCATGGGAACGGCCTCTCTccggtgtgaattcgctggtgcgtCAGCAGTCTGGTTGAATTagcgaatctcttcccacacttggTGCAGGTAAACAGCCTTGCCCCGGTGTGAACATGCTGATGTTTCAGGAGGTCAGTTGACTGCCCAAACCTCTCCCCACACCGAGAGCAACAGAACGGTTTGTCGGTGTGAATGAGCTGGTGGGTACTCAGTTCCTCGGCGCTTTTAAACCTGTCCCCGCAGTCGGAGCAGTTAAAGGGCCTCTCCACTGTGTGGATTCGCTGGTGTGtctgcaggttggatgactgagtgaatcccttcccacacacggagcaggtgtacggcctctccccagtgtgaactcgccagTGTATCAGCAGGTTGGTTGAATTagggaaacccttcccacacacggagcatggGAACGGCCTCCCCCCGGcgtgaacttgctggtgtttcaaAAGATCAGACGACTGCTTGAATCTCTCTCCGCACTGGGAACAACGGAACGGCGTGTCAGTGTGAACGTGCCGGTGTGTACTCACGTCCTTTGAGCTTTTAAAACGTTTCCCGCAGTCGGAGGATTTAAATGGGCTCCCCCCAGTGTGAACCTGCTGGTGTCTCCGTAGGTTGgaggaccgagtgaatcccttcccacagtccgcacatttccacagcttcttcatggagagacacaaggacgccTGCACAAAGTTGGACAATCAGTTGAAGCTTCCTCCTcacacagaacatgtgtacggTTTCCCCCGGCTGCAAATGGTACAAGGGTTTTTCAGGCtgcgtaactggttaaagctctttccgcaACCAGTGcagtggaacactctcactcgggtatgtgtgtgtctcggtgcttttccagtcacactgatgtttgaaatcttttcccacagacaggacTGACAAACGTTTCtctttccacattcaaaggccgatgatattcaggtcctgatgaaccgAGTGACTGAGTCAGATCTCGACGTGaagtttggtttgagtttcccgaCTGCAAATCCACGCTTGCCAAAACACTGTAAACAGTCAGtgcaagacagaaattcagaacagacaatcgtAGTTTCTCTGGAACATTCTTTTGTCTCTTggtcccccaaagctgtaaatctccatcccacacactctccctcctccctgtgctgaaatccaaaccaaaAGCACCATCTCCCACTTTTTTTCTCCCCTATTTGCTCTGATttttctctcctcccctgaaggtgctgactctcgctgcgtGTGTGCACTCTACCTCACTTTCTAATACTCTGTTCTTCCCTATAAGCTTTCCCTCTAATATCTCGCAATTGTGGTGAAGGTTTGATCCTAACTTgtcaccatttccctttcatataCAGACTCCCCAGGCATAGACATCATAAAAACTCACAGCCTAAACCATCCCTGACAGCTGAAAGAGCTGTC
This genomic window from Heterodontus francisci isolate sHetFra1 chromosome 34, sHetFra1.hap1, whole genome shotgun sequence contains:
- the LOC137349128 gene encoding zinc finger protein 271-like; its protein translation is MKKLWKCADCGKGFTRSSNLRRHQQVHTGGSPFKSSDCGKRFKSSKDVSTHRHVHTDTPFRCSQCGERFKQSSDLLKHQQVHAGGRPFPCSVCGKGFPNSTNLLIHWRVHTGERPYTCSVCGKGFTQSSNLQTHQRIHTVERPFNCSDCGDRFKSAEELSTHQLIHTDKPFCCSRCGERFGQSTDLLKHQHVHTGARLFTCTKCGKRFANSTRLLTHQRIHTGERPFPCYVCGKDFPNSTNLLIHRRVHTGERPYTCSVCGKGFTQSSSLQTHKRIHTVERPFTCSDCGDRFKSAEELSTHQLIHTDKPFCCSQCGERFGRSADLLKHQRVHTGERPFTCSMCKTGFTNLIDLRAHQRDHPGKRPFTCRVCRKGFTNSTNLLRHRQIHSREKPFNCSVCGNGFFYPSRLESHMRSHTGEKPFICSVCEKGFSNSTELRTHQRVHTGERPYTCSACGKGFTRLSNLQTHQRIHTVERPFNCSDCGGRFKSAEELSTHQLIHTDKPFCCSRCGERFRQSTDLLEHQHVHTGDRPRSRPMRGKASAKSSDLLTHQHIRTRERPFTCSECGIGFTRSSSLTAHQRVHTGETPFTCFV